The stretch of DNA TCATCGTGCACAATGCACTCCACTTTGACCTGACCATCGGGCGCAGTGTAAAGAAAGAAGTCTGTCAGTTCGTCCTTTGTGGCCATGCGGCGCTCTTCTGTGTTTTCTGTGTGGTCCATAGTTTTATTCAATCCGTATTCACCTGGGTCCATATGTGATATTTTTCGTGCCTTTAGTATGTTTCGCGGTTTTTTTCTTTGTTTTTTATTTTAACTTTTTGAGCGTCTTATCTTCTGTTAACAACCTCATCTGCTGTATGGCTGTATTGTTCAAAATTCTAAGCCTTTCAGACTGCTCCAGTCCCTGCTGAATGAAGTGAGCATTCAGGTTTTCCAGATTTGCCAGACAAACCAGCTGACTTACCAGCGTGAAAAAGTCCTTATTAGGCAGAGTGTTCATCCCGCCACTCTCTGGCGGTCTTCCCGAAAAGAGCCATATTCAGGATATCGGCTTCCGGCGCATAAATGAAGTTCACCTGCTGCCTGGTCAATTCCGGTGGAATCAGGTTTTCTTTAATGGCGTCAGTATGAATCCGATAATTGATTTTGGTGAGCTGGCGTTTCACATCCCAACCAAGCTGCTTCTGTTCTTCTTCCTTGAGGCGTTGAAATTCTTTGATAAGGTAGAGCTTGAATTCGACGGATACCCAGGAAGCAAACTCAAAGGCTATGTCCTTATGTGCGTAAGTACCTCCATAGCGTCCTGTTTTGGAGTCCAGGCCGATGGATCTGGTTAAAGAGATCCATTGCTTGGGCGTAAGCGTGAAACTGTTCAGTCCGGCCTGCTTTTTAATCCCGTCGAATTCGACGGGATTAAAATCAGGATTGTGGAGCTGCTCCCAAATCCCTAAAAGTTCCAGTGTATTGCGATTTCTAAGCCAGTTTCTGATTAAGTCGTCTGGATGCTTAGGATTTCTCGATTTTGCGATATCAGTAATGCAGATAAAGTCGTTTTGATCGATTACCTTTATTTTTACCTCAGTATTCAAAACTGTGATCGTATTATTCTTAGCCATCACAAATCTCCGTTTTCAATATAACTGAATTCCGTTAGATTAAATATATCTTTCATGGAATAACAAAAATGACTACAATAGATTATCAACACATCCCGGAAATGATTTTTTGAACATAAATATCTTTCTCATCTTTCTGAAAAAACACATTGCGCTTAGAAAACTCGAGGATGTCGCCGCCTGACCACCATTTTACATCCGCCAGCCAGCTATTGGAAATGATGAAAGAATACATGGCAACGTCCTTGTCACCCAGCCTTTTTTCCAGATCTTTTATTTTTTGGTGAAACATTATCTTGGGATCGTTCAGGCCGTGCAGCCTTAGTATTCCTTTGGGGTCAATAAAGGCGATCCGTTGCCTGCTGCCCTGCACAAGCCAGAGGATAAAGTCCGGATGAAAATTATCTGCTTCAAAAAAGCCAATGCCCTTACCTTTGCTTAAATTCCTGAGCAGATACAAATCCTGATTTTCAAACTGGCTTTTATTTTTCTGATAATAATCCCTGATATCCAGGACAAAATCTTTTTCTCCCTGGTTCAGGGCGACAGGCGAAATCTTGACCAGCTGGGAATCACCCTTGATATGCAGCAGAGGCAGGTAAAGATGGCTTAAAAAAACTATGGAATGAAGTTTTCCATATTCAGCATCCTGGAGTACACCCTGCTCAATGGCGGACTTTATGGTTTTGACTTCAGCAACTATATTTTGGGCAGACTGATCAACAGCAACTCTGTACTGTTCAAAAAAATTTGGATCGTCTTTTCCAAGTTCTTTGTAGGCCATAAAGGGTTTTTCATATTCTTCTTTTTTATAGCCATAAAACCGTTCGCAATACTTCTTAAGCAGGGCAATGACCACTTCCTGACAGCGCCGGATATTATCAAAGCTGACAGGATCAATATCATCCTGCGGGATCAGCAGTTTGTACCACCCGCCTTTAAGGACCAGGGATTGAAGGTTGTCCTTGGCCAGATTGAAATTATACCAGGCCCGGTCATTCTTATACCTTACAAGCTCAAAAAAGACTTCATCCCAGTCAATAAAAGCCAGATGCTGATCAGTAAGCCCCCTGATCTCGTTTTTCTGCCCATCACCAAGCCCTCCGGCTATGCCTTTGGCAACCAGGGCCTGGATTCTGGGATACCAGTCTAAAGTAACAGGTCGCCTGGAAAATGACTCAGGCGGATGTTCAAGAGTAATCCGTTTGTCCTTCTTAAAATCAACACCATCTGCCACACTTGGAATTTTGAGCTTGACCTTGCCCAGATTTTTAACCACAGGCAGAACAATTTCTTCAATTTCTGAAGGCAGGCCTTCCTCTTCGAGATAGTCCTTGAACTGCTGCATATAATCTGCCCGGACCCCAAAGACATTCAATGTCTCGCAGGTTCGAATATAATCCGGCTTTTTTACATTTGTCAGTTCAGAACTGCGCTTCAGACAGAAATTATAGCCTTTCAGCCTCACGCCCCGGCCAAAGAGCTGGATAATTTCAGAACCTTCGCTTTTGCCGATATTCATAAGCCCCATGGTGCTCACCCGCCAGCTGTTCCAGCCTTCAGTAAACTTTTTGGAGCCGATAAGCAGATTGATTCCACCATCTTCATCACTGATTTTTTGAAAAAGAGATTCTGAAAACTCTTTTTCAACTGTGACCAGTTCATCCAGTTCATTGCACAGGTTCCAGAGTTTTTTGGCATCACCAACATTAATCACTCCAAAGGGTTGATTACCCTCCCCTATTCTCAGGGCAATCTCGCCATCACTGCCCTTTAAATGTTCCACATGAACCTTGCCTGGTACTCTGGCATGAAAAATCCGGCTCAGCATATCATTATAAACTTCCTCAGCCTTCAGGTTGTCTATATGCAGGTGACCAAAGGCTGCCGCAAAAATGCTCCTGCCCTTTTCATCTGTCAGTCCATCACGGCCTTTAAGTATCCGATCCAGGGCCTCAATGCTCTTTTCCCTGTCTTTGGTGAATCTGCTGATAAACCGAAGGATTGCAGTTACATCTGAAACCTGCTGCTTATTTTCTGTACGCACAGCATTAACTCTGCTGCCCACAAACACCCAAAGCGGTTTATGAATTTTAAAGGGCCTAAGCTCTTTCTCACCTTTTTCAAAAAGACGAAGCTGCTGATAAAAGGCAAGCATGCACGCTGTAAGATATAGCTGTACCCGCTCCGAATCTGAATCATCAGCAAGATTGAGAATACGGTAGTCCTTGCCATATCCATCCCGGTAAAAATAGCGATACGAATAATCGAACAAGATCCATCTGGCGTACTGATTGGTCAGGGACTTATTGCCGGCAGCTTTAAGAGACTGGCCGAAAGTGGCAGAGTACTCAAATGAAAAACCATCCCGGCAGAGTCTGTTTCGTTTATCCATCCATTCTTTGCCGCCGGAACCTTTATGTCCTTCATCCACAAGGACCAGATTATTGCTAAAAAAAGAACCCACTGATACAGTTTTTTCCCCTGCCTGATCCTTCAGCTTGTGGATATCAATGATTTCTATGTGGCCTGATCTGCTTTGCGAAGCTCCATTTTTTTGAAACAAATCTGCTGTCATTTTTGACTGCTTGAATTCTTCCAAATGCTGCAAAGACAGACCTTCATTGGGAGTGAGCAGAATTATCAGGTTAAGCTCCCGCTCATGACCGTATTTTTTCAGATAATACCGGTATTGCAGGATATTGATGTGCATGAGCAGAGTCTTGCCGGAGCCGGTTGCACTCCAAAAGGCCAGCTTATTTAGTTCTTCCAGTTTAAACTGTCCCACCTGGTCAGGATTGTCCAAGCTGGAATTGAATTTTCTGGCAA from Desulfonatronovibrio magnus encodes:
- a CDS encoding DEAD/DEAH box helicase family protein, whose protein sequence is MPLPFFRRLVLSKWVLSLFGADDLDDLSRHLKDDSLEEFDEDNISRFIQVISMRLPADSPFSRDLLLAYDENIVRWWNQIAQPRAFENKHIRPKYFQYLSLLFTEIYLDKYFQDKQALLKELNYFARKFNSSLDNPDQVGQFKLEELNKLAFWSATGSGKTLLMHINILQYRYYLKKYGHERELNLIILLTPNEGLSLQHLEEFKQSKMTADLFQKNGASQSRSGHIEIIDIHKLKDQAGEKTVSVGSFFSNNLVLVDEGHKGSGGKEWMDKRNRLCRDGFSFEYSATFGQSLKAAGNKSLTNQYARWILFDYSYRYFYRDGYGKDYRILNLADDSDSERVQLYLTACMLAFYQQLRLFEKGEKELRPFKIHKPLWVFVGSRVNAVRTENKQQVSDVTAILRFISRFTKDREKSIEALDRILKGRDGLTDEKGRSIFAAAFGHLHIDNLKAEEVYNDMLSRIFHARVPGKVHVEHLKGSDGEIALRIGEGNQPFGVINVGDAKKLWNLCNELDELVTVEKEFSESLFQKISDEDGGINLLIGSKKFTEGWNSWRVSTMGLMNIGKSEGSEIIQLFGRGVRLKGYNFCLKRSSELTNVKKPDYIRTCETLNVFGVRADYMQQFKDYLEEEGLPSEIEEIVLPVVKNLGKVKLKIPSVADGVDFKKDKRITLEHPPESFSRRPVTLDWYPRIQALVAKGIAGGLGDGQKNEIRGLTDQHLAFIDWDEVFFELVRYKNDRAWYNFNLAKDNLQSLVLKGGWYKLLIPQDDIDPVSFDNIRRCQEVVIALLKKYCERFYGYKKEEYEKPFMAYKELGKDDPNFFEQYRVAVDQSAQNIVAEVKTIKSAIEQGVLQDAEYGKLHSIVFLSHLYLPLLHIKGDSQLVKISPVALNQGEKDFVLDIRDYYQKNKSQFENQDLYLLRNLSKGKGIGFFEADNFHPDFILWLVQGSRQRIAFIDPKGILRLHGLNDPKIMFHQKIKDLEKRLGDKDVAMYSFIISNSWLADVKWWSGGDILEFSKRNVFFQKDEKDIYVQKIISGMC
- a CDS encoding KilA-N domain-containing protein, whose translation is MAKNNTITVLNTEVKIKVIDQNDFICITDIAKSRNPKHPDDLIRNWLRNRNTLELLGIWEQLHNPDFNPVEFDGIKKQAGLNSFTLTPKQWISLTRSIGLDSKTGRYGGTYAHKDIAFEFASWVSVEFKLYLIKEFQRLKEEEQKQLGWDVKRQLTKINYRIHTDAIKENLIPPELTRQQVNFIYAPEADILNMALFGKTAREWRDEHSA